From Chrysemys picta bellii isolate R12L10 chromosome 1, ASM1138683v2, whole genome shotgun sequence:
CTGTATGTAATTGACCCCAGTCACCAATTACATGAGCACGGTTGAAGTAACTTGTACACTCAAGTTGATATTAGCGCAATACCTGTGTAGTATTGATCCATGTGTGAAGCCAACTCCCCTGCCCAGCTGAAATAACTGGCAGTGTTAGCTTGTAATTTTCCAAATATCTACAGACTGTTGCATGGGCAGAGGACGCAGGTCCCAGGGGTATAAAAAGAAACCTGTAGGATGATCGAAGTCTCTGGATTCCATCAAAATTGCCCAGGCAAAGCACTTCAGCCTCTCTTGGAGGGTTTCTTGTGGGTCAGAGTATATCAATGGAAGCATTTGGTATGGGTGAGTTAATAGAGCCTGTTTCTGATTGAATTTACACATGAAACTCTGGCGGGAGGCTGTTGATATCGCTGTTGATATCGCTGTTATATTGAATTAAGGACCTGACCCTAAAAAAGTATCTGATATGCTGGAAAGAGGGAATTGCATAATCTGAACTGTTAGGGGCGcacaaaaaaataattcatatAATGAAGCTATAAAACACATCAGTGCAGGACAAATAAATACCATGCACTTACCATGTATTTACACACATGGCATGATACAAGGGGCCACACTCAGAAGTGGAGGGCCAGAAAGGGTGTCTGTGTGAAGggtataacagagttcaaaagagaactacataaattcatggatgatggatcacttgatgatgacctgttctcttcattccctctaaGGCACCAAGCATAAGTCACAGTTGAaaaaaggatactgggctagatggacctttcgtaTCACCcaatatggccactcttatgtttttatgttttaaGGTCATAATGTTAAAATCACACCATGCTGAAGTAGACTGTGAAATTCACAGCCACAAGATATCAATggggccaagagcttagcaggattcaaagagggactgAGTAATCAGAAAATCCAATTATGGTGAagaggattgttttaaaaatcttttagaGAGGCTCTAAaccttcctgatttacaccacaaaATTTGTCTAACTAGTGGGTGTCAGGGGAAAACTCCCTggcaccagtgccaaattcagGGCTTCTTTCACCTTCTTCTGAATCATCTGGACATGGCCATTGGTTCCTGGGGTAGATTAACTACAAATCTGATCCAGTCTGACTAATCAGAACCATGTGAATCCCAGAGTATGTTTTTGCTTATTTACCTTGAGCTCTGGGAGTCTTTAGGCCTGCACTCAGAGCAGAATGATTTCTTGATAAATATCATCTAATCtcctctttcttttgttttagaaAGAACATTTCAGAATTCCTCAGATCTACCCAGTAGAatatgtcagctgtcaatgacacAACATTTAAATCTGTAATTTTCCTTCTCACTAGACTACCGAGTCATGGAGAGGCATATCTCTGGATTTCTATCCCCTTCTGTTTCATGTATGTTATTTCGATagtaggaaattcagtcattctgttcattGTAAAAATGAatccaagcctccatgagcccatgtacattttcctttccatgttggccatCACAGACCTTGGCATATTGATAACAACCATACCGACGATACTGGGAACATACTTGTTTAACTCTAGGGAGATCAGCCTTGATGCCTGTTTAGCCCAGCTCTACTTCATCCACTTGCTTCAGTGCATTGAATCTTCTGTGCTGTTGTTGATGGCCCTTGACCGCTTCATCGCGATCCATAACGCGCTGAGATATGCTTCCATATTAACCCTGCCGAGAATAGCCAAGATGGGACTGGTGGCTGTGATAAGAGCGATGGTCATAATACTTCCACTTCCCTTTCTCCTGAAACGGTTCCGATACTGTCGAtccaatgtcctctcccattcctactgcctgcACCGGGAGCTCATGAGCATGGCTTGTTCGGATATCACAGTCAACGTCATCTATGGATTGTTTACTAAACTCTTAACAATGGGGTTGGACTCGctgctcatcttcctctcttatgtgatgatcctcaaaacagtgctgagcatcGCGTCCCACGAGGAGTGCCTgagggccctgaacacctgcgtctcccacctctgtgccatcCTGCTTTTCTACACACCAGATATCAGCTTGACTGTGATACAGTACTTTGGGAAGGGCTCTTCTCCCATGCTGCAGATTCTCCTGGGCTACATctcgctgcttctccctcctctgatGAACCCAATTGTGTACAGCGTGAAAATCAAACACCTCCGTGTGAGGATAATCAGGGTGTTTGTCAAGTGAAGGGTCAGTTCACCACCTGGCTCCAGTGACATGGGAGACGAAAATCATGGGCCACCGCTTCCATCCTGGACCCTTAAATAACCCCTGTCATCTTGGATGTATCTCCACTATATAGAGAGGTTCAGACAGGGTCTAAGGCTGGTGAGGGAGGACAGGGATGGTGAGGGAGGACTGGACACTGAGGTAGGAAACtaaggcaggcagcagcatttaCTGAgtaacttttttggggggtggaatgTTGGCCCATAAAGAGTCATATCCATGGTTACTCCCACCTCACAATTCCTGTCGATAGTAAATAAAGGGAAGGGATGTGGGTGCTGGTTCACATTACTGATGGCCTGTCACTGTCCCATGTCTGACTAAACATCCAAGGGCTATGAAAACGGTGGCAGACCTGTTCTGCAGTCTCAGTCCTGGCCATTTCTGAGCGCTCTGCATTCAGCATGACCCATGGGTGCTGCATCAGCTGGGGACAGGGGCTATTCAAGGGGCACAGTCACTCAGTTTTCCCCTGCCCACTCAGTCAAGGTGCTTGTGACTGAGTGGTGTCAGAGACATGATCAACATAGGATCAGAACGAGAAGCCATTCACTGAACCCCTCCAATTATTGCCTTTGCACACAGCACATCTGCTCAGTCCACTCTCCactgaggcagggcagagctgcatGTGTGAGAAATGGTCTGACACACAGGAGTCCTAGTAAGAGACTCAGGCCTAGGTTCCCTCCCCGTCCGATCCAtctttgctgccccagcaatGCAAAACAATGGAAACTGGCCTCAGCTCAGGCCCAACTCACTcctatcccagcccagcccattcagtgtagggtgaccaccttttcaaaaggcaaaagcgggACACAGGCCGGGAGCCGGGTCCCCTTGGtgaccctgcccctgctcctcttcttccccctaggggccccactccctgctccttctcttccactgaggctccaccccctgtccaggccagaagccagagctagGCCCTGGAAAGAGCTGATCAGGGAGCCAGAGCCACTGTGAGGAGCCTCAGAtcctccagctgccctgggcaggtGACTGGGGGGACAAGAGAATGCTGCTGCCTATGTCCCTGACCCTCAGGACACATCCCCAGAGCAAGTGGAGAGTCTGGGaatccccacagcagcctgggctcccggGGTAGCTGTAACCGTGCTTTTGTGGGTCACAACTgtgaataccaaattcaggacaaactgcttaGAAAAAGGGCAGAGAGACCCACAAAGTCATGGTTATTCTCATgtgagatataccaaaccagcaacacatagtaaacttctgtttcaccacagtggctaacaagaagtcttaaaagcagtttccttacaTATTCCAGGCCTTATGTCCCCAtcaaaaacactggatttaaagATGTGTGGTTCGTTAGAACAAATTTAATGCAATGACAGGTTCATTTGATCTCAAAGGACCAGCcgcacacccaggtcaatatataactctgATCTTACCCCAAAATCATGCTGATGCAATCTTTTGATTTCTataatctaaaggtttatttataaaaagaaaaggaaagaaagaaaggttaGAGTTAAAAATGGTTAAAGGAGTCAAATACGTGCAATAAATGAAAAGTTCTTatttcaggtttgtagcagtgatggactAAGCTGCTGGCTTgacaagtctctggttgcttccaaatcactgGAAAGTCCTCAGTGCATTGGTTAGAACACTCCCATTCATATAAATTCATAGTATAGAGGCTTGAGCAGGAAAGAAGCAAAATTGTGGTGTTTCTTTTAATAGAATTTTATAGTGTCGACCATATGGAGGGAAACCTACTGTTTCTAACacagccctcagcacagctaggGGGAAATTACAGGTGAAAAGATGGAGTTTGGAATCACATGACCAAGTCACATCTCCATGCATAATTTGGCTTAGTTACAGCAGGAAATCATTACCTATACCCGGACAGAACTTTTGCAGGACagtccattcagtgtagatgggcgtctcccatggtccattgtcagttaagtgtttcttgatgagccCTTAATTTGAATAGTCTCTCCAAGATTTGCAGGCTAACTACTTTGTGGGCATTACCCCAGgggcaaacatttgaaatccaggtatagagcccaTAGTCAtaccttcaaatacaaaaatgatacatgcatacagatagcacaACCATAagcagcaaatcataaccttttcatagacatcttacatgccacattttgtccAAGtgtgttgcaaatatataacactGGTTGCGAAagtgatctatatggtcatattttgaTCAGAGAACATCACAgtagctcttaccatggcctggctcTGGCATGGCCAGGAGGCAGAGCCTCAGGGGAAgtggagcagcagggggcagggcctagtGGTAAGAGATGCAGGGGAAGGGCTCAAGGGAAATGGGTTTGCAGCAAGTCTGAAGCAATGCAGACACCAGCAACAAGGGTGATAGGGTGTTCATGAGTAAATCAAACTAGTCAAGTTGGAGCATAGGAGACCTTGTGTTTTGGAGAAGACTGAATAAATGTGACCCCTCAAAGGGAGCTCTTGTTTTAAATATTCCAGGCTGACAGTAAGTCATTGCAAGGACCTTAGAAGGAAGAGCAGGGTGCCTGCAGGGCTAACTCAAGCCCCCAGGGTGCACTCTGTGGTGGCCCCTGTCCACAGGAAGATGGCCAGAGTGCGCTGTGCTCTTGGAAGCTGTTAAAGTCAGGCAGAGGTTACAGAAGTgcccaggctgctctaaactcTGCTGAGGCAGGAGGAGAACAGGCCAGAGAATCAAACCTCTGTAACTGGCTCCTTGCCATCCCTTTTCTCTACAGCATGGCCGGGAGGGGGAGCTCTGCAGGTGCAGCAGAGATTCCATCCAGGCCTGTCACCGCTCAGATGGCTGGAAGCCTGTGGCTGTGGTCTAGGCACTACTCTGTGACTCAAGACAGGTGGGTTTAATTTCCTTGTCgactgtgaccatgggcaagccaTTGGCTGTCTCTGAGCCTCTGCTGAGGTAGATAATATCCCGGCCCTGCCTCACAGCAGTGgcaggaggataaatacattcaaggtgctcagatactctgagaCCCTAAGATCGGGGCTGAGTCAGGGATCCACAGAACAACAACTCCGTCACTATCACCACCCTGGTCAGCTGATCGGTAATATATCCCGACTGCTATATTCTTTTTATTAGCGCATGGAATTACTATTCATAGAGATCCtttggtacagtttggttcatttaagatttttactccATTTGTTTCTACACTTTATATAAGATATAGTGCCACTCttccaccagcacaacctgttctgtccttctgatatattttctaCCCTTTGATTATCCTCATTCACCAAGCTTCTGTGATGACTATTGTATCAATATAGTCATTTAAGAGggggcactctagttcacccatcttattatttagaattCTAGCATTggtaaaaaaaacactttctaaactgtcactttttagctgtatGCCATtatatgatgtaattgaatgggagttttttcatttgactgtttctcatcagatcctgtctgtattttatcatcttccatccagctccaagatggagttttggagtcacctgggcaagtcacatgcccctgcatgactcagtctttgcaggccgacgccattgtccacatggcatcttgcatatctccaggaagacttctcatgtggattggagcattccaagatgcattgttccccaagtgtctcctgatcaggtacttaacttggcgaattccttcctaaagaagctgaccaaatgcctctcTCTCTTTACTAGGACATAAAGAATCTCCATGAATAGATCACCCCCACGGGATGTCTCTGTCCCAAAccatgctcctctgcacctgtcggctttcccccagcccttagtttaaaaattgctctatgagacttttaattttaagtgccaggaTTCTGGTTCCATTtcggtttaggtggagcccagcCTTCCTGCATAggtttcctcctttcccaaaagcttTCCAAGTTCCCAATAAATCTATATCCCTCCAGGCTTTGAGACCCTGCAATTCTGCCTGTCTCATTagccctgcacatggaactggaaatgTTTCAGAGAGGCTACCTCGGAGGTCCTCGatttcaatctcttacctagcagcctaaatttggcctccaggacctctctcctatccttcatTATTTCATtgatacctacatgtaccacgacttCCCCATCACTACGCATAAGTCTATCTACATGTCTCGAAAGATCCGCAGGAAGTcaagtcaccatgcagttctcccagtcattgcaaacccagctatctatatttctaatgatcaaatgCCCGAAAGCTATGACctggctgtgacgggttggatcacagaaccccccttgggaggtgccacccgatgtgccaagactacctctgcttctgctttccccGTCATCTGGggaccccagcatcctgtcttgctgagccagacacagccATCTACTCCAACAAAGACCCATGGTCTGAATTACTtggcccaaagctgcaggtttacctgaaagcagctaacagaagtgtgcttgtctctaacactcagatgcccaactcccagtggagtCTAAAcgcaaataaatccgttttatcctgtataaagcttatgcagggtaaactcataaattatttgccctctataacactgatagagagatatgcacggctgtttgctcccccaggtattaatacatactctgggtcaattaataagtaaaaaagtgattttattaaatatagaaagtaggaCTGAAGTGATTCTAAGTAATATCAGACaggacaaagtaagtcaccaagcaaaatacaataaaatgcgcaaatctctgtctaatcaaactgaatacagataatctcactctcagagatgcttcagtaagtttttttcctcagactggacacgtttcgggcctgggcacaattctttcccctggcacagctcttgttccagctcaggtggtagctagcggattcttcatgatggctcctctctgtcCTTTGTTCTGTGTCCAactctttatatatattttgcataaggcgggaattctttgtccctctctgggttcccaccccgtccttgtcaatggaaagacaccaggttaaagatggattccagttcaggtgacatgatcacatgccactgcaagacttcattgcccattTGCCAGCACAcgcatatacaggaagacttacaggtaaaacacagccatttgcagacaattgtcctggttaatgggagtcatcaagattccaaaccaccattaatgtcccacactttgcataattacaataggctctcagagttatatttcatatttctagttttagatacacgagtggtacattcatacaaatagtaaattgtaagctttgtaatgataccttgcaagagaccttttgcatgaataatattccagttacattatattcactctttggcatatttttataaaaccatatagactgcaaggTCACACTGTTTCTTCCTAATAACCGGAGTTCCCTTCtctggagaggtatcctcaatgtgagaggataccacaacagGATCTGGAAGGAGAGTCCCAACTAAGGGGTGATTTCCTTCTGCTCCAGCTGAATATTCTCCTtctctgagactttcatcctcctcaaggttagaagggagtacagcaaaatagagacaatggttttcaggaaggtggattttggtaaacTCACAGAgttgataggtaaggtcccatgggaatcaagactcaGGGGAAAAATAACTGAGAagagtttttcaaagggacactattaaggtcCCAAAatcaagctattccgctgggtaggaaagatagaaaatgatGCAAAAGACCAcattggcttaaccacgagatcttgcatgatctaaaaaataagaaggagtcatataaaaaaattgaaactaggacagattacaaagggtgaatataggcaaacaacacaggaatgcaggggcaagattagaaaggcaaaggcacaaaatgagctcaaactagctacaggaataaagggaaacaagaagactttttatcaatacattagaagcaagaggaagaccaaggacagggtaggcccactgctcagtgaggagggagaaacagtaacagaaaaCTTGGAAAtatcagagatgcttaatgacttctttgtttcggtcttctccgagaagtctgaaggaatgcctaacatagtgaatactaatgggaagggggtagatttagaagataaaataaaaaaaagaacaagttaaaaatcacttagaaaagttagatgcctgcaagtcaccagggcctgatgaaatgcatcctagaatactcaaggagctaatagaggaggtatctgagcctctagctattatctttggaaaatcatgggagacaggagagattccagaagactggaaaagggcaaataaagtgcccatctataaaaagggaaataaaaacaacccaggaaactacagaccagttagtttaacttctgtgccagggaagataatggagcaagtaattaaggaaatcatctgcaaacacttggaaggtggtaaggtgatagggaatagtcagcatggatttgtaaagaacaaattatgtcaaactactctgatagctttctttgataggataacaagtcttttggataagggagaagtggtggatgtggtatacctagactttagtgaggcatttgatatggtctcgcatgatattcttatcaataaactaggtaaatacaacttagatggggctattaTAAAGTgcgtgcataactggctggataaccatactcatagagtagttattaatggttcccaatcctgctggaaaggtataacaagtggggttctgcatgggtctgttttgggaccgtctctgttcaatatcttcatcaacgacttagatattggcatagaaagtacgcttattaagtttgcagatgataccaacctGGGAAGGATTGctactgctttggaggataaggtcataattcaaaatgatctggacaagttggagacatggtctgaggtaaacaggatgaagtttaacaaggacaaatgcaaagtgatccacttaggaaggaaaaatcagtttcacacatacagaatgggaagagactgtctagaaaggagtaagacagaaagggatctagggattatagtggaccacaagctaaatatgaatcaaaagtgtgatgctgttgcaaaaaaagcaaatatgattctgggatgcattaacaggagtgttgtgagcaagacacaagaagtcattcttccgctctactctgcgcaggttaggcctcaactggagtattgtgtccagttcttggcaccgcatttcaagaaaaatgtggaaaaattggagagggtccatagaagaggaacaagaatgattaaaggtcttgagaacatgatctatgacggaaggctgaaagaattgggtttctttagtttaaaaaagagaagaccgagaggggacatgatagcagttttcagatatctaaaagggtgtcataaggaggagggagaaaacttgttcaccttagcctctaaggatggaacaagaagcaatgggcttaaactgcagcaagggagatttaagttggacattaggaaaaagttcctaactgtcaaggtgcttaaacactggaataaattgcctagggaggttgtggaatctccatctctggagatatttaagagtaggttagataaatgtctatcagggatgatctagatagtatttggtcctgtcgTGAGGGCAAGTGacaggactcgatgacctcttgaggtcccttccagtcttagaatctatgaatctatgaaacaggaGAGACTGTCAGACCAGGGTGGGACTGTTGTACtctgtcccagaaagtctcatctatgtacctctctgtctcccttagcttctCTAGTTCAGCCACCCTCGTCTCCAAAGTCCATACactgtctctgagggccaggacctccttgcaccaaatgcataTATATGACACATGCTGCTTTTGATACAATAAAGAGAACTTTATTGTCGCAATCCTGATTCTTCTTGGCCAGCATATGTCCTTCTTGAGTGCCTATCAGCATTCAGAGTAGCGACTTGTTCATGTTGCATCCAAGATAATCCACGCAAGAAAATTATTAATAAATTCAGAGAATTTATGGCCAGATGGAATTataagatcatctagtctgacatcctgcataatTTCACTCAGTTACCTCCATATTGAGCACAgtgacttgtgtttgactaaaccATCTCTTGTATTAATCTAAAACTTATCttccaggaaggcatccagtctgcaTATGGGGATgtctggagaatccaccacctcccttgggagtttgttccactggttaagcACCCTTGCAATGAAGAATTGGTGCCTcatttccaaatgtatttttttctggcttcagttaccagccattggttcttgttatactTTTCCCTTCTAGATTAAAGAACCTGTTAATAGCTGCTATTTCATCCCAGTGAAAGTGCTTGTACACTGTCATCAATTCAGCTTTCAATCTTCCCTACTTCTATTCATTACCCTGCTATTTATATATCATGGGTAAGTTCATAACAggaaaggaggggaaagacctGGGTGCATTAGTCAGTCCAATGACGACTTTGAGACGTCGATGTGATGCGGCTGTGAACAAGGCACATGAGATCCTAAAATGTGTCAGGTGAGAAAGGGAAGTATTAATATTCTTATAACAGATACTAGGGAGATCTCCTCTGGCAAACGGTGTAATATTCTGGTCACTCCTGTTCTAGAAAGAAGAATTCAggctggaacagatgcagagagtaGCTTCTAGGATGGTCAGGACAATGGAGAGCCTGGTTTAGGAGAAGACTGAAAGAGCTTGGCAGGTTTAGCCTAAGACAAGGCAGGCTGAATGGGGATCCAAttgctctataaatatatcagcggagtaaacaccagggagggagatgagCTCCTGAAGCTAAAATACAGTGTTGGCACATGAACAAGTGGGGACAAACTGACAAGGAGCAAACTGAGGCTTGAAACGAGAAGGAGGTTTCTGAACATCCAAGGAGGGATgttctggaacagtctcccaTCAGTGTTGAGCAAAAAGCCCAGTTGGTTTTACAATAGTGCTTGATAAATGTTAGCCTTCCGCCAGGTGGAGGCAGCAGCAACCAGGACCACCTTCAATCTCTAGTGGTTCCCTTTtaaaacaatacaacacagaagcAGCTCGAGCCCCAATCCAGTACACTGGGAAAGTTACACCCCACCCCTTGGTGCCCCTGCAAGGCAATACTTCTCCACTCGCAAGCAGAAATTCTGAAGGTGGGAAAGTAAGTTTTATTTAAACGAGAGAAGTCATCCgatattaattagggaaaatgccacaagcaggattcaaaAAGCTAAAATTGTGAGCAGGACAGAGCGTGTGGGGCAGTGTTTTCTACCATGAAGAATTCCTTTACTGTGcccctctcttctccctcacCCAAACCCACTCACTGTGGTAATCCTTGATCAGTGAGAACACAGGGTTGAAAGGTGCATATGTGTGATttcacctcccacctggggaaAAAGGCACCTTGCTAGCtctgccatctgagcacttgctctggctggccaTCCAGCCAGATGCAGTTCCTCTCCACTGGCCGGCTGTTAGTTTGCTTCTCCTACCACCGGTATCTCTGCTTTGATTTTGgaaggtcagtctcttagtgattgtAAGGAGTTAGTGATTTTCAACTTTTAGCAGGCCAGGCAGAAATGCtgtcccaccacaagtgatttcagttCTCATTTGATCACTGAAAATAACAAAAGGCTCCCAATGGACCCTATTTAgttctatctttgaacagtgggtaGGAAAATGTTAAACCAGACCTGGGACCCTTAGGGAGAGGCCATACATCCTGGCtaggacacctgtccccacccctatTACCCTCACAGGAATCTGACATTTGAGACCCTGGTTTAACTAGACACTTtctgctgagggtgacccctcATTTGgggcaggttaagcacagttctgctccactttatacataaaataaaaacagtaacATTGATAACATTTCACCCCCATTGCGTTCAGCACTACAGTGATCTGTAACCCAACACTaaccaaagttgatcactttgagcatcAGTGCCATAACaggggaccaggcacgctgacCCAGGAGGTCCTTTTCAGGCCTATGTCCATATTGGTCACATTAGCCCATTTtgagtcaca
This genomic window contains:
- the LOC101952024 gene encoding olfactory receptor 51G2-like; translation: MSAVNDTTFKSVIFLLTRLPSHGEAYLWISIPFCFMYVISIVGNSVILFIVKMNPSLHEPMYIFLSMLAITDLGILITTIPTILGTYLFNSREISLDACLAQLYFIHLLQCIESSVLLLMALDRFIAIHNALRYASILTLPRIAKMGLVAVIRAMVIILPLPFLLKRFRYCRSNVLSHSYCLHRELMSMACSDITVNVIYGLFTKLLTMGLDSLLIFLSYVMILKTVLSIASHEECLRALNTCVSHLCAILLFYTPDISLTVIQYFGKGSSPMLQILLGYISLLLPPLMNPIVYSVKIKHLRVRIIRVFVK